The following is a genomic window from Spirosoma foliorum.
GCACTCGGACCAAGGTGGCCAGTATTTCGGTAAAGTTTTTCAGAAACGGCTTGACAAATGGGCTTGCCGCCAGAGCATGGCCGAGAAAGATAACCCTTATTAGAATGCCCATGCGGAATCCTTGTGGATCGGACCGCCGAAGCGGCCGTCTGAAAGCAGAACTATTAGAAGATGGCTGCTTTGATAACCTGCAAGACGCTCACGATGAGCTATTTAATTATATTGAAGGGTATTATAACCTCCGACGTTTGCATTCGGCCTTAGGCTATCAATCACCGATTAATTTTGAGAAGCAGTATTACCAAGCTAATTTCACTC
Proteins encoded in this region:
- a CDS encoding DDE-type integrase/transposase/recombinase yields the protein MEESLIIRAFDQATALRRPKSGLIVHSDQGGQYFGKVFQKRLDKWACRQSMAEKDNPY
- a CDS encoding IS3 family transposase, with protein sequence MPMRNPCGSDRRSGRLKAELLEDGCFDNLQDAHDELFNYIEGYYNLRRLHSALGYQSPINFEKQYYQANFTQTLNDKVSG